Within Longimicrobium sp., the genomic segment CCGACGCCATCCGCGTGCAGTACGGCGATCGCATGAACGACGAGCAGATGGCCAAGGTGGGGCGCAGCATCGCCGGCGGGCTGGACACGGCCGAGCGCCTGCGCCGCTACCCCCTCCCCATCGCCGCCGAGCCCGCGTTCGTCTACCGCGTGACGGGAGGGCCGCCGCGATGATCCCCGACGAAACGCTGTACCTGCCGCTGGCGGAGCTGGCCGCCGGCATCCGCGCGCGGCGCCTGGACCCGGTGGAGCTGGCCGAGGCGTACATGGACCGGCTCCAGCGCTTTGGGCCGGACCTGGGCGCGCTGGTGACGCTCACCCGCGAGCGCGCGCTGGCCGAGGCGCGCCAGGCCCGCGACGAGATCCGCGCCGGGCGCTACCGCGGGCCGCTGCACGGAATGCCGTACGGCGCCAAGGACCTGATGGGCGCCGAGGGATACCCCACCTCGTGGGGCGCGCAGCCGTACCGCGAGCAGCGCCTTCCCGACGCCGCCGTGGTGGAAAAGCTCAAGGCGGCGGGCGCCGTGCTGGTAGCCAAGCTGGCGAGCGTGGAGCTGGCCGGCGGCTTCGGGTACGAGCAGGCGAACGCCTCGTTCACGGGGCCGGGCCGCACGCCGTGGAATCGCGACTATTGGAGCGGCGGGTCGTCCACCGGCCCGGGCGCGGCGGTGGCGGCGGCGCTGGTGCCGTTCGCCCTGGGCAGCGAAACGTGGGGCTCCATCTTCGCTCCCGCCGCCATGTCCGGCGTGACGGGGCTGCGTCCCACGTATGGGCGCGTGAGCCGCCGCGGGGCGATGGCGCTGTCGTGGACGATGGACAAGATCGGGCCGATGTGCCGCACCGCGGACGACTGCGGGGTGGTGCTGCAGGCCATCGCCGGGCTGGACCCGCGCGACGAGAGCACGGTGAACCGCACCTTTCGCGCGGCGCAGGACACCCGGCTTCCGCCGCGCCCGCGCATCGCCGTGCTCAAGGGGAACGCCGAAGGCTCGCAGCCCGAGGTGCGCCGCAACTTCGACGCATCGCTGGAGGTGCTGTCGGGCTTCGCCGAGCTGGTGCGCGACGTGGAGCTGCCCGACATCCCGTACAACGCGGCGGCCTCCATCATCATCGACGCCGAGGCGGCCAGCATCTTCGAGGAGCTGGTATCCAGCGGCCGCGTGCAGGAGCTGACGGCGCCGGAAGACCGCACTGGCGGGTACGCCGGGCAGGTGGTGCTGGCGAAGGACTACCTGCGGGCCATGCGCGTCCGCAAGCCCGCGGGCGAAGCGCTGGACCGGCTGTTCGTGGAGGGGCGGTTCGACGCGCTGGTGCATCCCACGTGGAACACGGTGGCGTTCCCGGCCACGGGCAACTTCGACGACGCGTACAAGGACGCCACCTGGGGCGGGCAGCCCATCAGCGGCGCGGCCAACCTCGTGGGGCTTCCGGGGATCGCGATGCCCAACGGGTTCGGGCGCGAGAACCTTCCCACCTCCATCGCGTTGACGGGCCGCGCGTGGACCGAAGGCAAGCTGATCGCCATCGGCCGCGAGCTGCAGCGGCGCACCGACTGGCACCGGCGCATTCCTCCCGGTTACTGAAAAGCAGTTTCACGCAGAGGTCGCAGAGGGAAAAGAGAGGACGCGGAGGGCTACCGCCGTTTCCTCTGCGTCCTCTCTATCTTCTCTGCGTCCTCTGCGTGAAACTGCTGTAGAAGCCGTCCACTGCACCGCACCTGGGCTGTCTCTCAACGAGGACAGTGGGGGATGGGAGGATGGACGACCCCCTGATCTAAATCATTCCGCATCAATCGCTTCCGTTTTAGATTGCAGCAGGTATGCGGAATGCCCTTCACGAAGCCGGGTGGAACTCCTTCCCGTCCATCCCCAGAATGAGCATCCCGAGCAGAACCCGGAGCGGAGACCCCAAATGATGACGACCCGTGCCCGCCCCCTCGCCGCCCTGGCGCTGGCAGGCCTGATGGCGCTCGGCGGCTGCGCCACGCAGGTGACCCGCGTGAGCCCCGAGCAGCAGATCGACCTCAGCGGCCGCTGGAACGACGCCGACAGCCGCCTGGTGGCCGACGCGCTGATCCGCGAAAGCTTCGACGCCAGCCGCGGCGGCGACTGGGCCGTGCGCTACATGCAGGCCCACGCCGGCCGCCGCCCCATCGTGATCGTGGGCACCGTGCGCAACGCCAGCATGGAGCACATCGCCGTCGGCACCTTCGTGCGCGACCTGGAGCGCGCCTACCTGTCGAGCGGCCAGGTGCAGGTGGTGGCCAGCGCCGACGAGCGCGGCGAAGTGCGCGCCGAGCGTGAAGACCAGCAGGAGAACGCCACCGCCGACACCCGCGCCCGGCTGGCCCGCGAGCGCGGCGCCAACTTCATGCTGCAGGGTGACGTGCAGTCCATCGAAGACCGCGAGGGCGGACGCCGCGTGGTGTACTACCAGGTAGACGCCACGCTGGTGGACATCGAGACCAATGAAAAGGTGTGGACCGGGCAGCACCGCATCAAGAAGATGGTCGAGCGCCCGCGCTTCCGCCTTTGATCCCCGCACGAAAGGGCAGGCCCATGTTCAAGCATTCTCCCTTCGTCCTCCTGCTGCTGGGCGCCGCCGCGTGCGCCCCCCGGATGGACCCCGTGCGGCCCATCTACCGCAACGGCCAGGTGGTTCCCTCGCGCGCCGACGAGGTGGTGGCCGATGCCCGCGCCGAGGGGCAGGCGGAGCGCGACCGCATCGCCCAGGAAAGCGACCGGAACGCCCAAGCCGCGCTGGCCAGCTGCTCGGGCGCCGTCTGCGACGCCATCACCCGCGGCGAGCTGGCCGTGGGGATGACCCGCGAGCAGGTGCTGGCCGCCACCCGCAGCTCCCTGGCCGCCTGGGACGTGCGCGGCGGCGGGCGGGTGACGACGCTCGCCGCGCGCGACGGCGTGAACCCGTCCGACGTCGTGGCCCCCGTGGCGATGGTGACGCTGGAAGACGGCATGGTGCGGAGCTACGCCTACCGCGAGCCGCAGGGGCTGCGCCTGGTGGCCTCGCGCGCCGACGCGTCCAGCGAGGGCGTGGCGCGGGCGCGCGCCGCCGCGCTGCTGCGTGAGGGCGACGAGATGGCGCTGGCCGGCCGCTTCGAAGAGGCCCTGGACCGCTACGACCGCGCCGACCTGGTGGACCCGGAGAATCCCGAGACCACGCTCAAGATCGCCCGCGCGCTCGACAAGGCGCTGCGGCCGTACGAGGCGCAGATCCGCTACCAGCTGTTCCTCCACCAGATGGAGCTGGAGCGCATCCGGGCCCATGGCGAGGCGTACGCGCACCTGTCCGGCGCCATGATCGAGGCGCGCCAGCGGATCATCGTTCTCGAGCGCGGCAGATGAACACGGCACGCCGCGCCCGCCGCACGCTCACCTTCGCCGCCCTTGGGGCGGCCCTGGGAGCATGCGCGCCGGGAAGCCGCTATCCCGCCCGCCCCGCGCCCGAAACGCTGCCCGAGGGCTCGCCCCTAGCCAGCCAGACGCTGGGCGAGGGCGACGCATGGCTGCGGCACTACGTGATGTCGGGCGCGGCCGACAGCGCGGTGGAGATGCTCCATGGGCGCGGCGCCCCGCGCGATCCGCTGGTGCGCCACCTTCAGCTGGCGGTGGCCCTTCACCAGGCCGGGAAGTACGACGAGAGCAACCAGGCGCTCGCCTGGGCCGACGACGAGGCCGAGCGGCGCTACACGCAGAGCCTTTCGCAGACCGCCGCCGCACTGCTGGTGAACGACGCGTCCATCGCGTACGTGCCGCCCACGGCGGAGCGGGCCATGGTGCCGTACTACCGCATGCTCAACCACCTGGCGCTGGGCCAGGCCGAGGGCGCGGCGGTGGAGGCGCGCCGCGCGGGGGCGTTCTTCGCCCGGCTGCGCGACACGGGCGCGGCGGACCCCTGCGCGGGCGAGGGGCTGGTGCAGTACGTTGCCGGCCTGTCGTTCGGGCGGGCGGGGGCGCACAACGACGCGCTGGTCTCCTTCCGCCAGGCCGAGCGCGCCTTCGACGAGTGCGGCGGCGCGGCCGCCCCGCCCGACCTAGGGGAGTGGCTGTACCGCTCGGCGGTGCGCACGGGTGTGCCGCAGGTGGCGGATTCGGCGGCGGCGCGCTACCGGCTGTCCACCGCCGCGGCGGACAGCGGGGCGGGCGAGCTCGTCGTGCTGGTGGAGCACGGATGGGTGGCGCACCGCGGCCACGCCGACATCCACGTCCCCATCTTTTCCGAAGAAGCCGACAGCCTGGCCGAGGGCGACCCCGAGGCGTTGGCCAACGTGCTGATCCACACCGCCGTCAACCTGGCCGACCAGGCGCAGTGGGGCGAGGCGTGGGAAGAGAACGCCCTTCAGCAGGTGGCCGACGCGCTGGACGGCGCCTACATCATGAAGCTGTCGTGGCCGGTGTACCGCCTGGAGTCGTGCTCGGCGCCCGCCGTGCGGCTGGTGGTGGGCGACCAGGCGGTGGACGCGCCGGTGACGGGCGACCTGTCGGCCGCCATGCTCATCCGCTGGGAGCAGGCGCGCCGGGCCGCGCTGATGCGGATGGTGGTGCGCGGCGCGGGCAAGTTCATGCTGACGCGCGCCGTCGAAGCCAAGGGCGAGAAGCAGGGCGGCGAGGCGGTGGGATGGATCCTGGGCCGGCTGAGCAACCTGGCCAGCAACCACATGGAGCGCGCCGACACCCGCAGCTGGTCGCTCCTTCCCGACCGCGTGTCCGTCGCCCGGATGACGCTGGCCCCGGGCGAGCACCCGGTGCGCATCGAGGTCACCAGCCCCGAGGGAGAGCCGGTGTGGATCGACCTGGGGACGGTGACGGTCCGCGCGGGCGAAACGCTGGTGCTCAACCGCCGCGTCTGGGGATCGGAGATGGGCGACCTGGCCGCGCGCTCGCCCGAGATGCGCCAGCACCTGGCTGAGCGCCGGGCAGCACCCGCGGACACGGCGTCGGCGGAGCGGGTTCCTGGCGCGGCGGCGATCCAGGAGGCCGGCGCGAAGTCGGCGGCGCCCGTAGTCGCGTCGCAGCCATAGCGGCCCGGACGACGGAGTGCTCGACGAGGGGCGGACCGGAAAACCGGTCCGCCCCCTCGTAATTGTTAGGCAGCGAGCGCTGCGGCCACGCCTCACGTGCGGACATGCGATGCGGCCGCTGGCCCGGAAACGGTCGCCACATGCGTCAACCCGCTACCCACGCCTGGTCGCGCCACACGGTCCTCCCCACACGAGGACAGGCTAGTCCGCGCAGGCGGACTTCGTGTGGTCGTTGCAGCGAATTTATTCGCCCGACAGAGCCGTGGGCCCTGGATCGTCAACCCCAACCCCAGCCAGAGGCGGCTAGCCGGTCCCGTGCGGTCCCGCGCCGCATCCGATAGTTTGCGGGCCAACCTTTTGAACGGCGCGAGTGAAGATGGCTGAGAACGAAACGCTTCCGGGCAAGACGGCGCGCGAGTCCGCGTCCACGCTCTCGGAGAGCATGATGCCGGACCAGCTGAACCACCACGGAAACGTGTTCGGCGGCGAGATCCTGGCCCTGGTGGACAAGTGCGGCGGCGTGGTGGCACGGCGGCACGCGCGGTCCCCCGTCGTCACGGTGGCGGTGGACCGCGTGGAGTTCCGCCAGCCCATCTACGCCAGCGACTTCGTGGAGGCGCACGGCCGGCTGACGCACGTGGGGCGCACGTCCATGGAGGTGATGGTGACCGTAGAGGCCGAGCAGATCGAAACGGGCCGGCGCCGGTGCACCAATATCTGCTACCTGACGTACGTGGCGCTCGACAAGCTGAACGGAAAGCCCGCCGTCGTCCCCCCGCTCATCCTGGAGACCGACGAGGATCGCCGCCTTCACGCCGCCGCCGAACGCCGGCGCGAGCGGAGGATCGCGGACCAGGACGAGGGTGGGGAATGAAAAAGAAGAGACCCGCTGTTTCTTTTGCGTCGGAGGGAAATGATCGCTGATCTCAATCCGAAGCTGGGCCAGCAGCTCGCGTTCATCATGGAGCTGGACCGGCTGAAGGGCATCCTGCGGCAGACACGCGTGCTGGACGGCGCCCGGCAGGAAAACAGTGCCGAGCACTCGTGGCACCTGGCGCTGTGCGCGGTCGTCCTGGCGGAGCACGCGCCGGGGGGCACGGACCTGTTGCGCGTGCTGAAGATGGTGCTGGTGCACGACGTGGTGGAGATCGACGCGGGAGACGCCTTCTGCTACGACGCAGACGCCAACGTGGGCAAGGAAGAGCGCGAGCGGATGGCGGCGGAGCGCATCTTCGGGCTGCTGCCGGCGGAGCAGGCGAACGAGCTGCGGGGATTGTGGGAGGAGTTCGAGGACGGCGACTCGGCCGACGCGCGGTTCGCGGTGGCGCTGGACCGGCTGCAGCCGCTGCTGCTCAACTTTGCCGGCGAGGGCGGAAGCTGGCGCCAGCACCGGGTGACGCACGACCAGGTGATGGTCCGCATGGCACCCATCCGGCACGGCGCACCGGAACTCTGGCCCGCCGTCGTGCGCTTGCTGGACGAGGCGGTCGCCCGCGGCTACCTGGCGCCCGCCGCGCGGTGACGGTGTGAACATTGTGCAAACTTTGCACAATGCCCAACTTTCGTGCATACCGCCGTCCGGCTGCAACCGAATGCAGCCCGGCAAAAAACAGAGAGGCCCGCGGGATTCGCTCCCGCGGGCCTCCGTCCGTCCGATGCAAAGGACAGCCGATGTCTCTCTTCAGTTGCCGCCCGCGATGGGCCCGCTGTAGCCGGTAGAGTCCGGCTCGGTAGTGGTGCTCGACGTCGTTGTCGTCGTAGAATCGGCCCCGGTACGGTTTCCCCCAGCGATGGGGCCGCTGTCAAAGCTGGGACCGACTGGAGCAACTGGGTTCCCGCCGGCATCGCCGCACGCGGCAACGGAAATGGCAAGTGCGATCGCCGAGATGATACGCGTCCGGCTCATACGGTCCTCCTTTACAACGTTCCCGCAGGGCTGATTTCGGCCCCGAGGAAAGGCAATCCCCGTGCCGCATCGGCGCCACTCTCCCGGAGGTCACGAAACAGCGCCGGGCCGGCGCATCGCGAGAAAATTTTTCTCCCTCGCCGACACGGTTGCGCTCACCGAGCCAGTGCCTCCAGCTCGCCCGTCACCGCCTGTTCGTAGTACCGCGCGCCGACCGCGCCAAAGGCTGCCGCCGCCCGGCCGTAGAAGCTGCGGGCGTCGCCGGGGCGGTCCTGGTGCACGCGCAGGCGGGCGAACTCCCAGAAGATCCCGCCGCGAACGAAGCCGGTCCCCTCGCCCTCAGCCATCGCGAGCGCCCTGGCCAGGCGCAGCTCCGCGTCAGCCACACGGCCCTCCATCCGGGCCAGCATGCCCCGGAACCGCTCCACGTCGGCCAGCGTGGCGCGGTCCTCCACCGTCGTGGCTTCTTCCTCCGCGCGAGCCACCGTCGCGATGGCGCGGGAAAGCTCGTCCACCTGGATCAGCGGGTGCGAGCGGTTCATGTACAGCCGCGCCAGCCCCGGGGCGTTGGACGTCCGTTCGCCGATCTCGATCCCCCGGCTGAAGAACACCTCCGCCTCCAGCCACTCGCCCAGGTACACGCTGACGATGCCCAGGTTGTGGTAGGCATTCATGCAGTTGACGCTGTTGCCGGAGCGCACGAACGAGCCGATGCTTTCCAGGTACAGCGTCCGCGCGTCGTACAGCTCGCCGCGAAGATGGGCGATCACCCCCGCGTTCTGGCACGCGAGCCCCGCCAGGTCGTCGTCGCCCAGGTCCAGCGCCAGGTCCAGCGCCTGCGCGTACAGCGGCCGGGCGCCCGCCCAGTCGCCCGTGGAGTAGCGGATCACACCGAGCACGTTGACCGCACGGGCGGCGGCCTGGGGAAGTCCGTTGCGCTCGGCGATCTCCAGGCTGAGCAGCGCCAGCTCTTCGGCCTCTTCGTGGCGGCGCTGATGGTTGCGCACGCGGGCCTGGCCCCGCAGGGCATCCGCCGCCGCGCCCAGATCGCGGTCCATCACCGACGCGCGGAAGGTCAGCGCGTACAGGCGCGCCGCGGCGTCCCAGCGGCCCAGCCCCTCTTCCTGTGCCGCCCGCTCCGACAGCCCGTGTGCATCGTGGGTTCCCGCGGCCCGGCGGGTCACCGTTACGTCAACCATCAGCCGGAAGCCGCAGGATGAACGTGGAGCCGCGCCCGGGCTGGCTTTCTACCCGCAGCTCGCCGCCCAGCAGCCGCGCCAGCTTGCGCGAGATGGGCAGCCCCAGCCCCGTGCCGCCCCGCGCGCCGGCGCCCGACACCTGCTCGAACTCGTGGAAGATGCGCTCGCGGTCCTCGGGCGCGATCCCCGGGCCCGTGTCGCTCACGCGCAGCTCCGCCCACCGCCGGGGCTCGCCCTCGCCCGCCTCGTCCACCCGCGCGATGGAAACGCTGACCGTGCCCCGGTCCGTGAACTTGATGGCGTTGGAAAGCAGGTTCACCAGGATCTGGCGCACCCGGTCGGCGTCGGCGGAAACGGGGGGAAGCGGAACCGCGGGGGTCACGGCGACCACCAGCCCCTTTTCCCGGGCCTGCGGCTCCACCGTGGACATGGCCTCGTCCACCACCTCGTACAGCGACACGGGCTGAATGACCAGTTCCAGCTTGCCCGCCTCCATCTTGGAAAGGTCCAGCACGTCGTTCAC encodes:
- a CDS encoding tetratricopeptide repeat protein, translating into MVDVTVTRRAAGTHDAHGLSERAAQEEGLGRWDAAARLYALTFRASVMDRDLGAAADALRGQARVRNHQRRHEEAEELALLSLEIAERNGLPQAAARAVNVLGVIRYSTGDWAGARPLYAQALDLALDLGDDDLAGLACQNAGVIAHLRGELYDARTLYLESIGSFVRSGNSVNCMNAYHNLGIVSVYLGEWLEAEVFFSRGIEIGERTSNAPGLARLYMNRSHPLIQVDELSRAIATVARAEEEATTVEDRATLADVERFRGMLARMEGRVADAELRLARALAMAEGEGTGFVRGGIFWEFARLRVHQDRPGDARSFYGRAAAAFGAVGARYYEQAVTGELEALAR
- a CDS encoding penicillin-binding protein activator LpoB, which encodes MMTTRARPLAALALAGLMALGGCATQVTRVSPEQQIDLSGRWNDADSRLVADALIRESFDASRGGDWAVRYMQAHAGRRPIVIVGTVRNASMEHIAVGTFVRDLERAYLSSGQVQVVASADERGEVRAEREDQQENATADTRARLARERGANFMLQGDVQSIEDREGGRRVVYYQVDATLVDIETNEKVWTGQHRIKKMVERPRFRL
- a CDS encoding acyl-CoA thioesterase, translated to MAENETLPGKTARESASTLSESMMPDQLNHHGNVFGGEILALVDKCGGVVARRHARSPVVTVAVDRVEFRQPIYASDFVEAHGRLTHVGRTSMEVMVTVEAEQIETGRRRCTNICYLTYVALDKLNGKPAVVPPLILETDEDRRLHAAAERRRERRIADQDEGGE
- a CDS encoding HD domain-containing protein, translated to MIADLNPKLGQQLAFIMELDRLKGILRQTRVLDGARQENSAEHSWHLALCAVVLAEHAPGGTDLLRVLKMVLVHDVVEIDAGDAFCYDADANVGKEERERMAAERIFGLLPAEQANELRGLWEEFEDGDSADARFAVALDRLQPLLLNFAGEGGSWRQHRVTHDQVMVRMAPIRHGAPELWPAVVRLLDEAVARGYLAPAAR
- a CDS encoding amidase, with protein sequence MIPDETLYLPLAELAAGIRARRLDPVELAEAYMDRLQRFGPDLGALVTLTRERALAEARQARDEIRAGRYRGPLHGMPYGAKDLMGAEGYPTSWGAQPYREQRLPDAAVVEKLKAAGAVLVAKLASVELAGGFGYEQANASFTGPGRTPWNRDYWSGGSSTGPGAAVAAALVPFALGSETWGSIFAPAAMSGVTGLRPTYGRVSRRGAMALSWTMDKIGPMCRTADDCGVVLQAIAGLDPRDESTVNRTFRAAQDTRLPPRPRIAVLKGNAEGSQPEVRRNFDASLEVLSGFAELVRDVELPDIPYNAAASIIIDAEAASIFEELVSSGRVQELTAPEDRTGGYAGQVVLAKDYLRAMRVRKPAGEALDRLFVEGRFDALVHPTWNTVAFPATGNFDDAYKDATWGGQPISGAANLVGLPGIAMPNGFGRENLPTSIALTGRAWTEGKLIAIGRELQRRTDWHRRIPPGY